atttgacaaTGTAAAGCTCGCTGAGAAAACTCAATGCAAAACTATGTTGAGAACATGTCAAAATTAAACACAGTGcacgaaaaataaaattttacaaatataaatgacgctagttttttttatgaaaataatacttttatttaattatttttctctaataatgATTATAAATTAATGTGGATAACtcattataaattaatgtaaGGCTTATCCAAACTGAAATGAAAAACTTAATATtgttattgattaattttttataattattaattaatatcatgATATATCAATTATTCTACATcgtaaagaaataaataataatattataaaagacttttacttattttatctttttatttccGAAGGATGTattcttattttcaaataaaaatttgttcaatattttgtttcttaagaGAATTGTCAAAGAATACAATTACACCTGACATACAATTAAAACATCTGAATACCCATTTTAGGAAGCAGAAACAAAATGCAGTGCAATACTCTCCATAGAACTCAATCAAGCTCCAGAAGATACAAAGTAATCAAAATGCACAGCTCgaagtaatttatttttgaaatatatcatAGTTGAAAGTTATTTCTAAGAACAACTCATCCACAAAACGGcattttatttatcatgaaaTAGACAATAACAGCATCAAAGCCTCCTATCGTTCTTTACAATCAAACATAGACAAATTCTCACAGATTCAATAATCCAAAAAGGGATTAATTATacataatctttattttcttcttttgataaCCAGAAAGAGAACAAAGTCCCTCCACAGGAACTATGTCATCCTTTATTTTACAGTTCTACTCTCCCATACGGATAATGCATCTGATGGACTCCCCTTTCAGCATGTAATCAAAAGCTTTGTTAATTTCTGAGAATGGAACGGTGTGAGTGATGAATTTCTCCAGTTCCAATTCCTGGAGATAAAGACCATATTATCAGATACGACATCAATTTGAATGATCTTATATAcctcaaaaatcaatatatatacacGTGTGTGTATATACTTACCCCATTCATGTACTTCTCCACAACTGAAGGAAGATCAGTGCGAGGTTTGTAGTTACCATAAAAGGTACCCTTAAGAGTCCTCTCGTTCAAAAAATTCACTGGATGAGTTTTGAATGCATCATCTTTGTTTGGCACTCCAACAAGTACAGCAACACCCCAACCCTGAAGAAATAATCAAGGATCAGCCTTAGAAGCTTCACATAAATTTCTTAGcattaaatagagcaagcaagGTATGATTTATGTACATCGTGAACACATTCGAATGCTGACACCATGGCCTGGATGCTGCCAGTACATTCAACAGCACGATCCACTCCCCCATTTGTCATTTCAGCAATTACCTGGAAGCCAACATTCACATCTCAATcaacattaacaaaataaaaacaattttgaaaaaaaaaatcatctttaaGAGACAAGAAATATAATTTGTCCACGAAACTAAACTAACCTGTTGTACGGGTTTGTCATGGTCTTTTGGGTTCACAAATTCATTGACCCCAAACTTCTTAGCTGccaaagaagaacaaaaatgaGAGAAGCCATCAACAAGTGAATAGCCATTTAATGTATGTTTAGCCGAATTCCTTCATTTATTGGAGGAAGAAACCACTGTACCTTCTTCAAATCGGCTTGAAACTAAATCAACCCCAATGATTCTTGATGCACCGGAAATCCTTGCCCCTTCAGCAGCCTTTGATATGATCAAAGATAAGAGCAGACATTAATATTGTACTTTCATCGTTCTTTCATCGTTTGCATAATAACTACAATGCTCACACACAAAGGCAAGAATAACATACGGCAAGGCCAACAGCTCCAAGTCCAAAAATGGCAACAGAAGAACCAGGTTTTGGTTTTGCAACATTGACAGTAGCCCCAAGACCTACAAGCACAGATGAGAATGACGTTTATTTGATGTTCACTAACATTATTGTTACAGACTATGTCAAGGCCGGGATTTTCCAAACCTGTGCATATTCCACAACTGAGAACACAAATTTTGTCAAGTGGGGCAGCAGGGTTGACTTTGGCAACACATCCAGCATGAACCACAGTGTATTCACTGAATGTAGAAGTACCGACAAAATGGTAAATAGGTTGTCCCTTTATAGAAAATCTTGTTTGACTATCATGGATCATGACACCACGATCAGTGTTGATCCTCAGCAGATCACACATGTTGCTCTCCTCTGACTTACAATGCGCACATTCCCCACACTCCCCTGTAAACACAGGAAGAGCATGGTCCCCTGGTTTCAGATGAGTCACACCCTCACCTACGCTCTCCACAATCCTGAATAACAGCATCAAGTAAACATTATTGGTAACATTCATTAATGCACATAATAGAAAAACAGAATGTTTGACCCAATTAGTCTGTGGAGACCAAATACTTCACAAAAATGAATCAATAGCCCAAATTATAAGCAAAGATTGATAATTTGAGATTGTGTGCGGAATGTTCTGAACAGAAACATACCCTCCAGCCTCATGACCAAATATGCGAGGAAACAATGGAGTCTGGCCCTGAAACGAAGATATAAGAAAGGAAATCATGTTAAATTTGTGAAACCTTATTGAATGTCTTGGTACCTATCAATCAATTGATCTATTTCCTAGCCTTTCTTAGATCAGATCAAGTATGTTTGGTGGATCATAAGGGAAAATGGAAGTTAGGTAAAAAGGTGTCTTACCTTGGCTTCCCAGAAGTAAACATCAGTGTGGCAAAGAGAGGTGTAGAGGATCTTCAAACGCACTTCACCAGCCTCTGGTGGTGCCACCTCTACTTCCTCAATCACCAGTGGCTTCCCTGCCTCCCATGCTACCGCGGCTGCCACATTCATGCATTTCAATAGACCCATTTAATCAGTACGttcaattcaaacaaaacaGTCCTTTTATAGTcacaacaaaatttgaaaaccaAATGTGCCCTTGTTGATTGCTAAATAACGATGACCCGTCCGTTAAACAAACTTCTATAATACCATTTACCACTTTGAAATGGTTGGTAAACAAGATTTCAATTTCCATAATTCAAAGCTGAGAAAGGACCCAACTTTTAGTACCcacaaaaaaaattgtgaagaaTTAAGGTTTTTTCGTATAATTCGAAGTGGCCATAACATGAATGCAGCAAAACTAAGATGTtaacaaatatgaaaaacagAAACTTTcttaaagaaacaaaacaagatGAGAAGAATCTACGCTATGCATGACACCAAAACTGAAACACAGAAAAGAACAAGATGAAAGTGAGAAGAAGAGTGGATGAGTGACCTTTGCATTTGATGACCTGACCAGCTGTGCTCGGCATGGCTAATGATAGTTGGtgagaagaaaagatgaaagaacGAAAGCAGAATTGATGAATTTGTATTGACTGTGACCTTGAAGAAGAGAGTAcagaatatatttatatagtcTGAGAGAGTGATATTGAAGGTTGATAAATGGACAATACCACTCTGGTTATGCTGTTGTTTAGTATCCAAGCGGCGCCTTAGATTATTATTCGGACACAGTACCACGTATCAATTACCACACAACAAAACAGCTCCtggttttagttttaattttctttagttgTTTCTGACTTGTGACACCAAGTGGCATGGTCACTATTATTCTACCACTCTCTTAGCGGTGATAGgaattacaattaaatatacatt
This Vigna angularis cultivar LongXiaoDou No.4 chromosome 4, ASM1680809v1, whole genome shotgun sequence DNA region includes the following protein-coding sequences:
- the LOC108331990 gene encoding alcohol dehydrogenase 1, giving the protein MPSTAGQVIKCKAAVAWEAGKPLVIEEVEVAPPEAGEVRLKILYTSLCHTDVYFWEAKGQTPLFPRIFGHEAGGIVESVGEGVTHLKPGDHALPVFTGECGECAHCKSEESNMCDLLRINTDRGVMIHDSQTRFSIKGQPIYHFVGTSTFSEYTVVHAGCVAKVNPAAPLDKICVLSCGICTGLGATVNVAKPKPGSSVAIFGLGAVGLAAAEGARISGASRIIGVDLVSSRFEEAKKFGVNEFVNPKDHDKPVQQVIAEMTNGGVDRAVECTGSIQAMVSAFECVHDGWGVAVLVGVPNKDDAFKTHPVNFLNERTLKGTFYGNYKPRTDLPSVVEKYMNGELELEKFITHTVPFSEINKAFDYMLKGESIRCIIRMGE